CATGACTGCCTCTTTTACACAAATCTTTTTAAGTTCTGCTTTGGGAGGTATTTTAGGAATTTTGTTTTTGATACCTTTTCGTAAATATTTTGTTTCTGAGATGCATGGCGAGTTTCCTTTTCCTGAAGCAACCGCTACTACTCAGGTTTTGGTTTCGGGAGAGAAAGACGGGAATCAGGCAAGACCTTTAGTTTTTGCTGGCATTATAGGTGGGCTGTACGATTTTATTGTTGCATCCTTCGGAGCTTGGAGTGAAGTGTTTTCGACGAAGGTGATTCCTTTGGGCGAGACTATTGCAGAAAAAACAAAGCTTGTTTTCAGTATCGATGTCGGAGCAGCTGTGTTAGGATTGGGATATATTGTCGGATTACGTTATGCTGCGATTATTTGCGCCGGCTCTGCCTTGATATGGTTTGTTATTGTACCTGGATTACCGCTGCTTGGAGACGGCACATTGCATATGCTAATTCCAACCTATATTCCTCCGGTTGGAGGAATATCGTCTATGAGTGCAGAAACTATTTTTACTACTTTTGCTCGCCATATAGGTATCGGAGGTATTGCAATGGCGGGAGTAATCGGAATTATTCGTTCATGGAAAATTATTGTCGGAGCTGTAGGATTGGCTGCCAATGAGGTTAGCAGTAAGAATAGAAATGCAGAAAAAATGAAAATTTTACGTACTCAGCGTGATCTTTCAATGAAGATTCTGGCTTTTGGAGTCATTGCTGCGTTGATAACCATATTTGTATTTTTCTTTTTTGGCGTGGTACATAATCTGTTGTACGCTTTGGTAGGATTGTTTGTGATTGCTTTGATAGCCTTTCTCTTTACCACCGTAGCGGCAAATGCCATTGCTATAGTTGGTACCAATCCGGTTTCGGGGATGACTTTAATGACGTTAATTCTGGCTTCAGTAGTTTTGGTTGCAGTCGGCTTAAAAGGCACGGCAGGCATGGTTGCTTCACTGGTGATGGGTGGTGTTGTATGTACTGCATTATCTATGGCTGGTGGTTTTATTACAGATCTAAAAATTGGCTATTGGCTGGGAAGCACTCCCGCTAAGCAGGAAAGTTGGAAATTTCTGGGGACGTTAGTTTCTGCGGCTACTGTTGGAGGGGTAATGATGATTTTGAATAAAACATACGGCTTTACAGGCCCTAATGCCTTAGTGGCTCCGCAGGCTAATGCTATGGCTGCTGTTATTGAGCCTTTGATGTCAGGCACCGGAGCACCCTGGTTTTTATATGGAGTTGGTGCATTGATTGCTATTTTATTGTCTGTTTTCAATGTTTCGGCATTGGCATTTGCTTTGGGAATGTTTATACCCATGGAGTTGAATGCTCCTTTGCTGGTAGGAGGCGTCATTGCCTGGTTTGTTTCCACCCGTTCTAAAAATGAATCTATCAATAAAGCGCGCTTTGAGAAAGGTACGTTATTGTCATCCGGTTTCATTGCCGGTGGAGCTTTAATGGGTGTTGTAAGTGCAGCATTACGATTTGGTGGAATTGATTTAACTTGTAAATGGGCAGGAACACATGTCGCCGACTGGCTGGCATTGGTAATGTACACTATTTTAGTCGTTTATTTGGTGTTGGATTCAATGCATGCTAAAGAAGATCATCCTTTAAAATAAGTATGTTGTAAGACAAATGATATTTTATGAGACAGGCTTTTATTTTTTTATGGATTTTATTGCTGGCTACGTCTTGTAGTTCGTATAAAGTTGCCAGCATTACTGCAACGCATATCCCTGTTGATCAACGAGCAGATGGAATACAAGATCAACGCATGGTTGCTTTGATTAAGCCTTATGTGGATTCAGCGGCAAAAGTTGCTAATGCCGTTATTGGCTATTCCGATGAGACAATGCGGGTAGAAAGGCCTGAGGGGTTACTTTCCAATTTTTTTGCAGATGTTATGCTGTCGTATTCAAGACAGCATTATCCAGGTGATTCGGTGGCGATAGCAGTTACAAATATAGGCGGTTTCCGGAATCCAATTTATAAAGGGCCGATTACAGTTGGTAAGATTTATGAATTGATGCCTTTTCAGAATGAATTGGTTGTGCTTTATCTCAAAGGCAATATAGTTCAGCAGCTTGCTGATAGTATTGCAAAATATGGAGGTGCTGTTGCAGGTATCCGCTTTGGTATTAATTCACAAAAGAGTGCCACCCACATTATGGTTCAGGGTGTGCCACTGAATCCGGATAAAATTTATGCGGTTGCTGCAAATGATTACATAGCCAAAGGAAATGACCATTTTGATGCTTTGACGCAGGCAGCAAAATCAATCACTTATCCAATTTCTTTGCGGCGTTTAATGATTGATTATATAAAACAGCAAACCATTGAAGGTCACCCGATTCATCAAACTTTAGACGGAAGAATTTATGAAGATCAATAGATTTACTATTTTGATAACAGGATTGTTTTTGCTTGCATCTTGTGCTTCGCAAAAGGAACTTATTGTCCTGTGTACTAATGATACACATAGTCAGATTTTACCTAATGAAATGAATAGAGGGGGTTATGCACGATTGGCAGGTATTATTGATACTGTTCGGGCACACCATAAGAATGTGATTTTGCTTGATGCTGGTGATTTTTCACAAGGAACTGTATTTTTCAATTTATTCAAGGGAGATGTCGAAATTTCAGGGATGAATCTTGATTGTTATGATGCTGGTACCTTGGGGAATCACGAATTTGATAATGGCGTTGATAGTTTGGCTAAACACTTGAAAAAAGCCACATTCCCTATTATTAATGCTGATTATGATGTGTCGAAAACGCCTTTGGCTTCTATTGTGAAGCCTTATGTGATTATAAAAAAGGGCGGACTCAAAATCGGAATATTTGGCATGGGAGTCGACCCTCGTCATTTGATAACAACGAATAACTTTACAGGCATTCAGTTTTTGAATCCTATTGAACGGGCAAATGAAATTTCCAAATATCTGAAATTGGAGAAAAAATGTAATGCTGTGATTTGCGTTTCACACTTGGGCACTGACCCGAATGCAGAGTTTTCGGATTGGACGGTCGCTAAGCATTCCCGATATGTCAATTTGATTACTGGTGGCCATTCCCACCAGGTGATCAATACAAAAGTAACGAACGCAGCAGGCGATTCGGTACAAATTATTCAGGACGGCAAATCAGGCATATATATAGGACGCGTAGATATGATATTTAAACGTTAGAATAATTGCGTTATATCTACGAGCAAAACATTGCTCGGTTTTTTGTTTATTAAAGGCGACTTCGGGATGACAGTCGCTTTTTTTGTTCCCTCCTGCCAATTTTGTGAGTTTTATATTTCCGGAACGGATTAACTATGATATATTTAGTTGTTTTCCTACTGATGACTGTTTGTAAAATTGACTTATTTTTTATTATTTAGATAGGAATTTGCTTGATTAGGCTTTATATTTGTAAAAACAGATTCTAAAATTAGATGATATGACAGCTAAATCAGTTAATAAAGTGGCAATTATCGGGGCCGGATTTGTCGGGGCAACCACAGCTTATACGCTTATGTTGAGTGGTCTGATTCCTGAAATTGTACTTATTGATATCAATAAGGATAAATCCGAAGGCGAAGTGATGGATCTTAATCATGGAATGCCTTTTATCAGGCCTGAAAAAGTGTATGCAGGTACATATAATGATTGCAAGGAAGCAGATATCGTGATTATTACCGCAGGAGCCAATCAAAAACAGGGGGAGACGCGCCTTGACCTGGTGAACCGAAACGCAAAGATTTTTAAAGACATCATTGGAAATGTTACACAATTCAATAACCATTGTATTTTGCTGGTGGTAGCAAATCCGGTAGATATTTTGACGTATCTTGCCTATAAACTTTCAGGATTTCCTAAACAGAAAGTCATTGGATCAGGCACCGTGCTTGATTCGGCGCGGTTTCGTTATGCTATTAGCGAACATGTTGGTATCGACACCCGTAATATTCATGGATATATTATTGGAGAACATGGTGACAGTGAAGTTCCTACCTGGAGTGTTACCAATATTTCCGGTGTGCCGCTGGATGAATATTTTAAGGCAAATCATCCTGATTCAGGTAAAGAATTGCCAAAAGACGACATTTTCAATCAGGTGAAAAATGCTGCTTACGAGATTATACAAAAGAAAGGCGCAACTTATTATGGGGTTGCACTGGCAGTAAGACGTATTGTGGAGGCCATTGTACGAAACGAAAGTTCCATTCTCAGTGTTTCCAGTTATCTGGATGGCCAATATGGGCTTCGGGATCTTTGCTTAAGTGTTCCGACGATTGTGAATAGCGACGGAATTAAACGTATTGTTGACATTCCTATTAACAATGAGGAGCTTGCCCTTTTGCAAAATTCGGGAAAGGCACTGAAGAATATTATCGACCAATTGGATATTTAGTCTTCCGACCTTTGTATAAGGCAGGTTATCAATTTCATTTACTAACATTTTCGACTGTTTTAATATCCTTGAGGTGAGCATGTCTTTTCAAAGTATCATTAATTTGTAAATATATTATTATGAATTTATTGGAACAACTTAAATCCTTCACTAAGGTAGTGGCCGACACTGGTGATTTTGCTTCAATTGAACAGTATAAACCTATTGACGCAACGACCAATCCTTCGTTGATTTATGCGGCATCCTCCGACCCGAAGTATCAATCGTTGATTGATGATGCTTTGCAATATGCTAAAAGGTTGACTCAGGATAAAGAGGAGCAGGTGGGACTTGCTCTGGATAAATTAGCGGTGAACTTTGGCTTAAAAATTCTGGAGATTGTTCCTGGAAGAGTTTCTACAGAAGTAGATGCACGTCTCTCTTTCGATACGGAACGAACCATTGACAAAGCCCATAAAATTATTGATTTATATGGAGTTGCTGGTGTTTCAAAGGAACGCGTACTGATTAAAATTGCCTCTACATGGGAGGGTATCAATGCGGCTGAGCGATTGGAAAAAGAGGGTATTCATTGTAATCTGACTCTGTTATTTTCGAAGACGCAGGCAATTCGGTGTGCTGATGCCGGAGTCACCTTGATTTCACCTTTTGTTGGGCGAATTCTCGATTGGCACAAAAAATCGCTAGGAGTAAGTGATATCCCTGCCCCAGAAGACCCGGGCGTTTTGTCAGTGACGAATATCTTTACTTATTACAAAAAGTTTAATTATCCGACAGTAGTAATGGGAGCCAGTTTCCGAAATATAGGCGAAATTATTGAACTGGCTGGTTGTGATTATCTTACTATTTCGCCATCGTTACTGAATGAATTGCAAAACAAACAAGGAATTTTAGTGCGAAAACTGGATGCCAATCATGTAAAATTGGCTGATATCGAACGGGTGATTCTTAATGAAAAAATCTTTCGTTGGGAGATGAATGAGGATGCAATGGCTACGGAGAAATTGGCCGAAGGTATTCGTAAGTTTACTGAAGATTTGCAGAAACTTGAAACCCGGATTACTTCCATGCTTGCAAAATAAGCTTTAAGTTTCATGCTTTCTTTGTTGAACAAGTCTCCTTAGTTTTGGAGAAGTCTTCGCCATTTGCGCATTCTTTCCCAGGATTGTGGTGCCTTTTCCGCAGCGCGCGAAACTCTCTCTACAACCTTGGCGATCCTTTCGCGGTGTGCAAAACTTGCACCAATGTCATGGAGGAGCTTTCGCCGACAGCGAATCGTTCTCCAAGATGCTGACAAATTTTTCGTCAACAATAATTTGTGGAGAACAATCCTCTTTTGTTTAGTATCTATTTTTCGTGGAAATTTTCTGAAAACAAAAAAAGAGGCATTTATGTCAGTTACGACATGCATGCCTCTTTTTTTCATTACAAGGTAAAGGAAAGACTATATGCTAGGAGTAGAATCAACTCCAGAACCCGGTTGTTGGTTTTGATTCTGGTTTTTCAAATCATTATTATTGATGGTTACCTTCGGTTTTTTTACCTGAGCATTCAAACTCCCAATGCGGTAGGAAACATTAAAACGCAATTCACATGGTGGATATATGTGCACGTCTGTATATTGGTTGAAATAGGTGGCATGGGTGTTTAGGTAAATATGTTGTTTGGGCAATGCGATGCCTACCAGCGACAAAGTAAGCCGTTTTTTTAGCAAGTCTTTCGATAATGCCATGTATGAGAATAAGAATGAAGACTGGCTTCCTTGGAGATTAACCTGAGGAAGGTTTGCACCGCCGCCGACACTTAAACGATAATCAGCAGGGAACATGAACGTTCCACCCAAAAATACATGTCCAGTATAGCCGCTGTTTTGCATGCTTTGATCACTGCTCTTCATGTTCACATGCTCAATGTTACCATTCATATAAATATTTAGCCAGCGCAGTCCCCGATAGCTCCCGAACAAATTCAGGAACAATTGGTTATTGTGGCCAATATTACCATAGGTGGAATATTGTACTGAGCTGTTTGGCAGTAGACCTGAGTACTGTTCGATAGCATTGTTGACAAAAGTATAACTCAATTCAGCACTGATATTGTAAGTCGGAGAAAAGTTAGAATATCCGAATGTTATGTTATTGCTTTTTTCTGGATCAAGGCTCGGATTACCGTAATTGATGTAATTCGGGTCGCGTCGGTTAACATAAGGATTCAGAAATGAAATGCCCGGACGTTGAATCCGCATGTTGTATCCCAACCGTAAAGTTTGCATTGGGGCAAGTGTGTAGGTGATAGCGCCGGAAGGAACCAATACTCCGTAATTGGTATCAAAATTACTTAGTGTATCAATATTGTTGAAGAATCCGTTTTGCCATGTATATTCATAACGGGCACCAATCTTCATCCCGAATTTTTTCCAATTTGCACTGTAGCTGATGTATCCGGCCAAAATGGATTGGTTTTGGTTGAAACTTGTATGGTCGATACTATCTGGAGTCAGGGTAGGAGGATTGGAAGAATACACGTAGAAAATATTGTGATCGGTAGTATAACTGGTGTTATTTCTCCGGATAAATTTTGCCCCCATATCTAATGTTTGAAATTTATTGAGTGGATCGCTAAAATCAACCTGGAAAGTATTTTCATGCGTATAGGCACTGTTCACACTACTGCTGGTCTTGGCTAGTCCTGCCTGAGGCATTACCAGAGACATCAAATTGTCATTGGTAGCTGTGTAATCGCTGTTGTTTGGTGTATTGCTGAATTTATACGAAGCTGTAAGATTCTCTCCTTTTTTACGAAATGTGTGCTGATAGTCCAGACCAAAATCTGTTGATCCCCATGTGGAGTGCTGAAGGCTATTTTGGTCATAGCCGAATACTGTTGAATAGTTTGCATCCTGATCGATTGTCTGCGCTATGGTGGAGCTTTGTTGCCTGCCATATTGCCGGTCGAATGATAAGGAGAAGAGGTTCAATGAGTCCAAGGAATAGCTTAACTGACCACTGCCAAACTGGGCCGGAGTTTGATTATTTACCGTTGCTACCTGCCCTGCATGTGCATATCCAACAATGACTCCATTGATCGGCAATACATCGCGTGTTGAGGTAGTGGTTACGTGAGGTTGCATGAAATAGGAATAGTTGTAGTTACCGGAAAAGCTAAATTTTCCGCTTTGGAATGCGAGATTGACGCCACCTCCATAGGATTTACGAGAGGATACTTGTCCGTTTACAGTTACAGAATAACCATTCGTGTTGGCATGCTGGTAGGTTACGATATTAATGATTCCGCCTACTCCTTCAGCGTCATATTTTGCTCCCGGTTGCGTGATAACTTCAATGTTTTTGATCATGCTTGCTGGGAAACTTTTCAAAACCTGAGATGGATTGTTGGAGAAAAGATTTGACGGCTTCCCATTTAGATAAATTTTAAAGTTGGATGAACCTTGTAACTGGATGTTATCTTGCCCGTCAACAGTTACCATAGGAACCTTTCGTAGCATATCGAGCGCAGTTGAAGCTTTAGCCTCTGGATCCTGTTGGACATCGTAGGATATTTTGTCTACATCTGCTTTAATAAGTGGTTTAGTTGCCACCACAACTACTTCTTTCAAATGTTTATTGTCGCTCATCGCAACTTTGCCAAAATCGACGACAGGATGTGCAGGAGTTAAAGTGAATGTGCGTTGAGCAGGCGCTTCCCCGACAAATGATATGACGATGGTGTATTTCCCAGGTGCTTTAAGGTTCCCGGTGAACACGCCGTTTCCATCACCTGCAAATCTTGCAATGACTACTTTGGGGTTTTTTGCCTCTACCACAGAACACGTTACATAAGGAATGGTTTGCCCAGATACGGAGTCAATAGCTTGTCCTGTAATAAGATACTTTGATTTTGTGGTTTGTGCTTGTGTAGATACTGCTACTATGATTGAACAGACCAGCACTAAAAAAAGATGTTTCATAATTAGTTGGTAAATACTTGTGTAGAATGTTTTAGAGTATAGTTATTCGTGAGAAATAGAGTCCTGAATGATTTGGCTTGATGATCCGGTATCTGAATCATAAGTGATTTTAATATTATACTTTAATGAAGAATGATCTGGATGATGGCGTATGCTGTTGAAATATTCCCACATGCTGGGATAGTTTTTTTGCGGATGTTTGAACGACCAATATCCAACCACCGGAATGCTTAACAATAAAATGCCAATTATTAGTAGTGTAATATTGCTTCTCTTTTTCATATGTCTAATATTTTAATGGTCAAGTGAGATGCGTTGATTTATTTTGTTTGATTTTGCACGAATATGTTGTACCGGTTTTGTAATTCTTCAAACGGAATATCCAATGTGTGCATACTTTTAAAAATTCGTGGAAGTTGCTCGTCAAAGAACTCTTCACGTTGTAACTGCGCTACGCTTTGAGTAGCATTATCAGCTACAAAATATCCAATTCCACGTTTGTTGTAAATAATCTGCTTGTTTTGAAGATATTCATAAGTACGCATGGCCGTGTTCGGATTTACTTGAAGATCGGCTCCCAATTCACGAACAGAAGGAATGCGTTCCTCTTCTTTCCAAGCGGAATTCACAATCTTGTCGCATATATAGTCGGCAATCTGTAAATAAATCGGTTTATTGTTGTTAAATTCCATGAGTCATGTTCTTTTTGATGTTCTGTGTTGACAATAGTATTAGTTGAGGGGAAAAGTTCATAATTCCTGTTCTTCTAATTTAAAGAATGAAACCAGCCATAAGCCAAAGGGGAAAATCAAACCACTTATTACTTCAAAATACCGGACTACCCAAGGTGCAGCAGACCATGATTGAAGTGCAACATCTTCGTTCATGTGATCTATCGCTTTTAACCAGCTAATTCCTAAAATCGCACTAACAAGAGCAATTATAAAAAGGATTCCAATTAATTTTTGCCATTTATGACGTTTAAACATCATAACGGCAAGAATGGAGAGAGATTGGCCTGCGATAGTGTCCCAATAGGTTGACAAACTATCTTTTATGTTGATAAACTCTGTAACTTCTCCCGGATGAATTAAATTGGTAATGATTCGGAGAATAATCCATAAAATGCCAAGAAACAACGGTAGAATAACAACGCATTGTGTCCAACAAGCAAGCCATTTTTCAAAATTAGAGGCAGGTA
The sequence above is drawn from the Microbacter margulisiae genome and encodes:
- a CDS encoding OPT family oligopeptide transporter, whose protein sequence is MEQQQEPITGLPENAFRPLTSGEKYHPLMSPHKQYKEVTFYSVGWGLFMAILFSAAAAYLGLKVGQVFEAAIPIAIIAVGLSSATKRKNALGENVIIQSIGANSGVIVAGAIFTLPALYILQAKYPTMTASFTQIFLSSALGGILGILFLIPFRKYFVSEMHGEFPFPEATATTQVLVSGEKDGNQARPLVFAGIIGGLYDFIVASFGAWSEVFSTKVIPLGETIAEKTKLVFSIDVGAAVLGLGYIVGLRYAAIICAGSALIWFVIVPGLPLLGDGTLHMLIPTYIPPVGGISSMSAETIFTTFARHIGIGGIAMAGVIGIIRSWKIIVGAVGLAANEVSSKNRNAEKMKILRTQRDLSMKILAFGVIAALITIFVFFFFGVVHNLLYALVGLFVIALIAFLFTTVAANAIAIVGTNPVSGMTLMTLILASVVLVAVGLKGTAGMVASLVMGGVVCTALSMAGGFITDLKIGYWLGSTPAKQESWKFLGTLVSAATVGGVMMILNKTYGFTGPNALVAPQANAMAAVIEPLMSGTGAPWFLYGVGALIAILLSVFNVSALAFALGMFIPMELNAPLLVGGVIAWFVSTRSKNESINKARFEKGTLLSSGFIAGGALMGVVSAALRFGGIDLTCKWAGTHVADWLALVMYTILVVYLVLDSMHAKEDHPLK
- a CDS encoding 5'-nucleotidase C-terminal domain-containing protein, producing MRQAFIFLWILLLATSCSSYKVASITATHIPVDQRADGIQDQRMVALIKPYVDSAAKVANAVIGYSDETMRVERPEGLLSNFFADVMLSYSRQHYPGDSVAIAVTNIGGFRNPIYKGPITVGKIYELMPFQNELVVLYLKGNIVQQLADSIAKYGGAVAGIRFGINSQKSATHIMVQGVPLNPDKIYAVAANDYIAKGNDHFDALTQAAKSITYPISLRRLMIDYIKQQTIEGHPIHQTLDGRIYEDQ
- a CDS encoding bifunctional metallophosphatase/5'-nucleotidase, with translation MKINRFTILITGLFLLASCASQKELIVLCTNDTHSQILPNEMNRGGYARLAGIIDTVRAHHKNVILLDAGDFSQGTVFFNLFKGDVEISGMNLDCYDAGTLGNHEFDNGVDSLAKHLKKATFPIINADYDVSKTPLASIVKPYVIIKKGGLKIGIFGMGVDPRHLITTNNFTGIQFLNPIERANEISKYLKLEKKCNAVICVSHLGTDPNAEFSDWTVAKHSRYVNLITGGHSHQVINTKVTNAAGDSVQIIQDGKSGIYIGRVDMIFKR
- a CDS encoding L-lactate dehydrogenase, with translation MTAKSVNKVAIIGAGFVGATTAYTLMLSGLIPEIVLIDINKDKSEGEVMDLNHGMPFIRPEKVYAGTYNDCKEADIVIITAGANQKQGETRLDLVNRNAKIFKDIIGNVTQFNNHCILLVVANPVDILTYLAYKLSGFPKQKVIGSGTVLDSARFRYAISEHVGIDTRNIHGYIIGEHGDSEVPTWSVTNISGVPLDEYFKANHPDSGKELPKDDIFNQVKNAAYEIIQKKGATYYGVALAVRRIVEAIVRNESSILSVSSYLDGQYGLRDLCLSVPTIVNSDGIKRIVDIPINNEELALLQNSGKALKNIIDQLDI
- the tal gene encoding transaldolase, producing MNLLEQLKSFTKVVADTGDFASIEQYKPIDATTNPSLIYAASSDPKYQSLIDDALQYAKRLTQDKEEQVGLALDKLAVNFGLKILEIVPGRVSTEVDARLSFDTERTIDKAHKIIDLYGVAGVSKERVLIKIASTWEGINAAERLEKEGIHCNLTLLFSKTQAIRCADAGVTLISPFVGRILDWHKKSLGVSDIPAPEDPGVLSVTNIFTYYKKFNYPTVVMGASFRNIGEIIELAGCDYLTISPSLLNELQNKQGILVRKLDANHVKLADIERVILNEKIFRWEMNEDAMATEKLAEGIRKFTEDLQKLETRITSMLAK
- a CDS encoding TonB-dependent receptor domain-containing protein; protein product: MKHLFLVLVCSIIVAVSTQAQTTKSKYLITGQAIDSVSGQTIPYVTCSVVEAKNPKVVIARFAGDGNGVFTGNLKAPGKYTIVISFVGEAPAQRTFTLTPAHPVVDFGKVAMSDNKHLKEVVVVATKPLIKADVDKISYDVQQDPEAKASTALDMLRKVPMVTVDGQDNIQLQGSSNFKIYLNGKPSNLFSNNPSQVLKSFPASMIKNIEVITQPGAKYDAEGVGGIINIVTYQHANTNGYSVTVNGQVSSRKSYGGGVNLAFQSGKFSFSGNYNYSYFMQPHVTTTSTRDVLPINGVIVGYAHAGQVATVNNQTPAQFGSGQLSYSLDSLNLFSLSFDRQYGRQQSSTIAQTIDQDANYSTVFGYDQNSLQHSTWGSTDFGLDYQHTFRKKGENLTASYKFSNTPNNSDYTATNDNLMSLVMPQAGLAKTSSSVNSAYTHENTFQVDFSDPLNKFQTLDMGAKFIRRNNTSYTTDHNIFYVYSSNPPTLTPDSIDHTSFNQNQSILAGYISYSANWKKFGMKIGARYEYTWQNGFFNNIDTLSNFDTNYGVLVPSGAITYTLAPMQTLRLGYNMRIQRPGISFLNPYVNRRDPNYINYGNPSLDPEKSNNITFGYSNFSPTYNISAELSYTFVNNAIEQYSGLLPNSSVQYSTYGNIGHNNQLFLNLFGSYRGLRWLNIYMNGNIEHVNMKSSDQSMQNSGYTGHVFLGGTFMFPADYRLSVGGGANLPQVNLQGSQSSFLFSYMALSKDLLKKRLTLSLVGIALPKQHIYLNTHATYFNQYTDVHIYPPCELRFNVSYRIGSLNAQVKKPKVTINNNDLKNQNQNQQPGSGVDSTPSI
- a CDS encoding GntR family transcriptional regulator, translating into MEFNNNKPIYLQIADYICDKIVNSAWKEEERIPSVRELGADLQVNPNTAMRTYEYLQNKQIIYNKRGIGYFVADNATQSVAQLQREEFFDEQLPRIFKSMHTLDIPFEELQNRYNIFVQNQTK